GAGCAGGAGGAGGCCATCGAGCTGCTGCGGCGGGTGCTGGTCGAACAGCAGGTCGAGTTCCGGCTGGAGTCCGGGGAGGCGGCGATCGCCAACAACTTCGCGATGTGCCACTCCCGGTCGGATTTCGTCTCCGCCAACGATCCCAAGCGGCGGCGCTGCTTCCTGCGGGCCTGGATGGAGGTGCCGCTGTCGGATCGCCGGCTGCCGATCGGCCGCGAGTACTTCCACATGGAGAACAAGGACGGCCGGCTGGGCTACGACCCGGTGCCCGGGCGCGAGGGGAAGATCCCGCGCAACGACTACGCCAACGTCGACGAGCAGCTGGCCGAGATGTTCAGGGCGGCACAGGCCAAACCGAAGATCTGATGGCGTCACGACGGCGTCCGCGGCTGGTGTTCGAGCGGTGGACCGACCCGGTCGCGGGGGAGATTCTGGGCGGCGGTGAGATCGAGCTGGTGCGGCTTGATCTCACCGCCCCGCCCGCCGAGGGGTGGGCGGCGCTGCAGTCGGCGCACGGTTACCAGGTGGCGACCCGCACCGATGTCGCCAAGGTTGTCGACGGGACCCAGTGGCTGGCGGATCGCAACCTGGTGCAGCGCTGTGATCAGCTGCTCGCGGTGTGCTCGGCCGGCGCCGGCTACGACGTCATCGACGTGGCGGCGTGCACCGAGGCGGGAATCGCGGTGTGCAACAACTCCGGTCCGGGTGCGGAGGCGGTGGCCGAGCACGCGCTGGGCCTGATGCTGGACCTGGCCAAGAAGATCACCGTCGCCGACCGGGTGCTGCGCCGGGGCGCGCTGGGCGATCGGCTGGCGCTGCGCGGCAGCCAGTTGCAGCACAAGACGCTGGGCGTGGTGGGACTCGGCGCGATCGGCAGCCGGCTGGTGCAGTTGTGCGCACCGTTCGACATGGAGGTGCTGGCCTTCGACCCGTACGTCGATGAGGAAACCGCGAAAGCTCGTGGAGTACAACTTGTTTCCCTCGATGAGCTGCTGCAGCGGGCCGATTTCGTGCAACTGACCTGTCCACTGACCGCCGAGACCGAGGGCTTGATCGGGCGTGCGGAGTTCGCCGCGATGAAGCCGACCGCGTTCTTCATCACCACCGCCCGGGGGCCGGTGCACGACGAGGCCGCGCTCTACGACGCGCTGGTATCCGGCCGGATCGCCGGCGCGGGGCTGGATGTGTTCCACGACGAGCCGCCCCGTGCCGACAACCCGCTGCTGAGCCTGGACAACGTCGTCGCGACCCCGCACACCGCGGGGATCACCGTGGAGGCCGCGCGCGACATCGCGGTGGCCACCGCCGCTCAGTGGCAGACCATCTTCGCCGGCCGCGTGCCGCCCCGGCTGCTCAACCCCGAGGTGTGGCCCCGCTACCGCGAGCGGTTCGAGCGCATCCTCGGATTCGCTCCGGAGCCGCTCGACGGCCGGCCCGACCGCCCGAGCCCCGAGAACACCACGTCCCGGAAAACCGCAGAGAAGGAAGCATTCACCAGGTGAGCGAGTACGACACCATCGAGTTCGAGGTCCGTGGCCGCACCGCATGTGTGACCCTGAACCGGCCCGAGGTGCTCAACGCGATCAACGACGAGATGATCGCCGAGCTGAACGAGGTCTACGCCGAGATCGAACGCTCACCGGACATCTGGACGGTCATCATCACCGGTGCCGGCCGCGCCCTGTGCGTGGGGGCGGACGTGAACAAGGCCGCCGACCACGACATGGAGAACGCACCCGGCATCGACAACCAGGGCGAGCCGGTGCTGAGCTCGCTGCGGCAGTGGGACGCACCGCAGGAGGCCACGCCGCCGTGGCTGCAGATGACCAAACCGATCATCTGCGCGGTCAACGGCATCGCGGCCGGGGCCGGGCTGGACCTGATCACCACCGCGGACATCACGATCGCCTCCGACCGGGCGTCGCTGATGGACCCGCACGTCAGCATCGGCGTGACCTCGGGGCGGGAAGGGGTGCGGCTGGCCCGCATCCTGCCGCTGCCGGTCGCGATGCGGTTGGTGCTGATGGGCAAGCACGAACGGCTCGACGCGCAACGCGCTTACGACCTCGGCATCTTCACCGAGCTCGTCGAGCACGACAAGCTGATGGACCGGGCCTGGGAGGTCGCCGACGTCGTCAACTCGAACGCCCCGCTGGCGGTGCGTGGTTCGCGCATGGCGATCCGCAAGGGCCTGACGCTGCCCATCTACGAGGCCGAACTGCTCGCCGAGAACTACCGGATGAAGGTGGCGCTGACCAAGGACGCCATCGAGGGTCCCCGGGCATTCCTGGAGAAGCGCAAGCCGAACTGGCAGTGCCGCTAGCGCAGCGCCGGCGGCACTAGTCCATTCCGAAGAACCTGCGGGCGTTGGTGGCGAGCACCTTGCGCTTGGTCTCGTCGTCGAGCCCCTCGGTGGCCTTGTTGGCCACCTCGAGGCTGTGCGGCCAGTTGGTGTCGTTGTGCGGATAGTCGGTCTCGAACATCAACTGGTCGGGGCCGACCAGATCCAGGATCCGGAACGCCACCGGATCGCCGAAGGTGGAGAAGTACACCCGCCCCGGCACCTGGGTGCTCGGTGGATCGGTCAACAGCGGATGCACCCCGCCCCAGCCGCGGCGATCGTGCCAGACCTCGTCGACCCGCTGCAGATAGTACGGAATCCAGCCGGCCTGGGCCTCGGCGAACGCGAGCTTGAGCTTCGGGAACTGAATCAGCTTGGCGGAGAACAGCCAGTCGACGAGTGCGATGGTGCAGTTGACCGCCATCAACGCGCTGGTGACCACGTGCGGGGAGTCGGGGGAGGACTTGGTCAGCGACGAGCTCGACCCGATGTGCAGCATGATCCCGACGTCATTGCGTTCGCAGGCCGCGAAGAACGGGTCCCAGTAACCGCTGTGGATCGAGGGCAGGTCCAGTCGTGAGGGCAGTTCCGAGAAACACACCGCCCGCATGCCCTTGGCCGCCACCCGCTCGACCTCCTTGGCGGCCAATTCGACGTCCCACAGCGGGATGATGCCGAGCGGGATCAGCCGGCCGTTGCTACCGGCCGCCCACTCGTCGATCTGGAAGTCGTTGTAGGCCTCGACGCACAGCCGGGCCAGCTCCTTGTCCTTGGCGTAGAGGAACCGCTGTCCGCAGAACCGCACCAGCGTGTTCGGGAAGCAAGCGGACGCCTCGATCCCGGCGATGTCCATATCGGCGAGCCGGTCGGCGGGTCGGTAGCAGCCCGGGCGCATGTCGTCGTAGGTGATCGGTTCGGTTCGCAGCTCATCGACCTCGTACCCGGCCGCCGCGCTGATCATCGGGATCGGAATGCGCTGGTCCTCGAAATGCCAGACGTCGGCCTCCCGGCCGTCCTCGTCCTCGATGAACGCGACATCGTTGGTCACCGACGGATCCATCCGGCCCTTGAGGCGCACGATGTGCGGTCCGGCTTCGTGGTAACGCTGCGGCAGCCGTTTGGTCCACAGGTCGGCGGGCTCCACCAGGTGGTCGTCCGGGGAGACGATCTTGATGTCTGCGCTCACGCTGCACTCCTTCCAGGACTGCCGGTGGGGTCCGGTTTTGCGAACAGAGCGATTCCCGAAAATGAGAATGTTGGTTTTCATAGTACGCCATGGCGGCGGGGAAACCGAGGGGGAATCGCGTCCGGGGGATGGGATGAGAATAACGGTTTACGATAGGGGAATGACCCGAGACAACGGTGACGCGCAGGACCCGGCCGCCGAGGAGTCGTCGGAGGCGGCCCCGATCGAGCTCTCGGCCAAATGGCAGGAACGCACGCTGGAGCGGCGGCTGAGCAACGCCCGGGCGCGGGCGCTGGCGCGCAGCTCGCGGTTCCTGGCGACCGCGCTGGAGCTGGTGCAGGAGTCCGGCCGCGCCGACTTCACCGTGCAGACCCTCATCGACCGGTCGAACCTGAGCCTGCGCGCGTTCTACCAGCATTTCGCGGGCAAGGAAGAGCTGCTGCTGGCGCTCTACGAGAACATCACCAGCCAGTTCACCGAGGACATCCGCCAGGAGGTCGCCGCGGCCGACGGGCCGATGGAGCAGTTGGAGGCCTTCTGCCGGGGGTTCCTGTCGCGGGCCGAGTCGTCGCACAAGGTCGGGGGCCGGGTGGCGACCATCTACAACCTCAGCCTCGAGATCGAGCGTCCGACCGAGTTCGCGAAGGTGTGGGAACCGTTGCAGAAGCTGCTCACCCGGATCCTCACCGACTGCGCCAAACAGGGGCTGGTGCGCACCGACCTCACCCCGGCGCAGCTGACCACCCTGCTGAACTCGACGCTGACCGCGCTGGCGCAGATCGGGGTGTTCAACACCGGTGTCCGCGGCGCCGAGTTGACCGAGGACGACATGTGGGCCTGGTGCAAGCAGGCGGTGAGCCCGCCGGCGGCGGTGGTGAAGCCGAAATCCGCCGCCAAATCCGGCAGCACGCGGTCGACGACCGGGCGGCGTGCCAAGAAGCTGACGGGATAGCTAGCGGGGGAGTCCCAGCCCCCGCTGCGCGATGATGTTGCGCTGGACCTCGCTGGTCCCCGCATAGATGGTGGTGCCCAGGGAGAAGCGCATCAGGTACTCGAAGCGGCCCTCCTCCGGCGCGGTGGGTTCGAGCCGGCTGCGCAGCGCATCGGGTCCGACCAGTTCGTTGATGTCCTGCGCGGCGCGCACCAGGGCCTCGGTGCTGTACAGCTTGGACATCGGGCCCTCCGCGATCGGGGCCCGGCCCTGTTCGGCCATCCACACGCAGCGCCGCTGCAGCAGGGTGGACACCTCGAGCTCGATCGCGACCCGCGCCAGCCGCCGCCGCACGTCGGGGTCGTCGATGCGCGGCGATCCGGCCGCGTCGGTGGTCTCGCGGGCCCACCGCTCCGCATGGTCGAGCAGTCGCGCGATGTGCGGACCCCAGCCGGAGGCGTGTTCGTCCTCCAGCGCCAGGTGCAGCACCGACCAGCCCTCGTCGACGCCGCCGATGCGGTACTCGTCGCCGACCCGCACGTCGCTGTAGAAGGTGATGTTGGTGCGCTCACCCGACAGCGTCCACACCGCCTGCGCCTCGACCCCGGGTGCGTCGAGCGGCACCAGAAACATGGTCAGGCCCTTGTGTTTGGGTTTGTCGGGGTTGGTGCGGGCCAGCAGGAAGACGTAGTCGGCGATGTGGCCGTTGGTGGTGAACATCTTCGAGCCGTTGATGATCCAGTCGTCACCGCAGCGCACCGCCCGGGTCTTGGCGGCGGCGACGTCGGATCCGCACTCGGGCTCGGTGAACCCCAGCGCGATGGTCAGCTCGGCGGCCATCGCCTTGGGGATGATCTTCTGTTTGAGCTCCGGGGATCCGGCCTTGTCGATCACCGCGGCCACCATGCGGGTGGTCTCGGACAGGTAGACCGGAGCATCGGAGTACATCAACTCGTCCTGCAGCACCTGGCGGTGCAGCGGCCGGCCGTCCGGGGCGAACATGTCCTTGGCGACCAGGCCGCGCGCGAAATCGTCGTCGTGGGCCACGCCGCTGCGGTAGATGCGCTCCTCGAACTCGGGGGTGATCACCTCGTCCAGATGGGCCCGTACGGCGGCGCGGAACTCCCGCGTCTGGTCATCGAGTTGAAAATGCACGGCCGATCGCGCTCCTCGTCCCTGGGCGGCAAAGCGGAAATGTTAATCTCAGAATTGAGAGTGTACATATTCACCAGGATCGGTTGACGGCATGGATTTGAGCTTGTCCGACGAGCAGCGCCAGCTCGTCGACGCGTTCACGGCGTTGTACGCCCGGATGAGCACCTCCGAACAGGTTCGGGCAGCCGAGCCGCTGGGGTTCGATCGCGAGTTGTGGCGCGCGATGCTCGACACCGGGGTGCTCGAGATGGCCGTCAGTGAGGACGACGGTGGCTGGGGGGCAACCGAACTCGATCTCGCACTGGTCGCCGAACAGCACGGCCGTGCGATCGCCCCCGCGCCGCTGATCGAAACCCAGGTTGCCGCAAAACTTCTCGCCCGGTGTGGTTCCGAGCAGCTGGGTCCGGTGCTGGGTGGGGAGCGACTTGTCACCTTCGCGCCACGGTCCGCGCGGGACGGCCGTGCCGGGCTGGTGCCGGCCGGTGCGGTCGCCGATGCGGCGGTCGTGCTGCACGACGATCGGTTGCTGCTCGTCCCGATCGCCGCGGGCACCCGCCAGATCGACAACCTCGCCGCCATGCCGCTGGCGGACATCCCGATCGGCCCGGAGGCCACGGTGCTCGCCGAAGGGCCGGACGCGGTCGAGCTGCACGCCTACGCGCTGGACCGCTGGCTGCTGCTCAGCGCCCTGGCGCTGGTGGGCATCGCCGCACGGGCGGTGGAACTCGGCGTCGACTACGCCAAACGGCGTCACGCCTTCGGCGTGCCGATCGGCAGCTTCCAGGCGGTGGCGCATCCGCTGGCCGACAGCGCGACCGCGGTCGACGGTGCCCGGCTGCTCGGCTACCGGGCGGCGTGCGCCTACGCCGAGGAACCCGACCGGGCCGCCGAGCTGTCGGCGATGGCGTTCGTGTTCGCCTACGAGACCGCGCGCGACGCGACACTGCGCAGCCTACACATCCACGGCGGTTACGGGTTCGGGATGGAGGGCGACATCCAGCTGTACTACCGGCGCGCCCGGGGGTGGGCGCTGGTGTACGCCGAGCCGCCGCTGGTGCTCGACCGGGTGGCCGACGCCCGCTACGGTCCGGTCGCGGCCCGCTGAACCCGGACCGTCGGCCCCGGCCGGCCGGGGCGGTCAGGGGTTCTGATTCGCTTCGCGTTCCTCGTGGATGCGCACCAGTTCGCGGAAGCCCAGCCGCGGATACTCCGGGACCGGCTGCACCCCCCACTTGTCCTGGGCGGTCTGCTGGCCCGCCGCCTCGGGCGCGCCGCCGAACGGCGGACCGCTGAGCGGATAGGGGTTGGTGCAGCTCAGTGAGTCGTCCGAGTAGCGGACCTTCATCAGCTCGCTGCAGATCTCGGTGAGCGACAGCGTCGGCCAGCCGTACCAGGCCGCCACCAGCGGAACGGTCAGTGATCCTTCGATCACCAGACCGAACAGGCACACCAGCAACCCGCGCCGCAACCACTTGTGCATCCGGGCCCACTGCGGAGAGGTGCCCAACGGCAGCTCGGCGTTCTTCGAATCCTGTTGTCCAGCAGTCTTATCGGCCATCGTCGTCCCTCAGTCCGAGAAGATCTCGCGATTCACGGTGTGCAGATAGGGGATCGCGAGGAACGGGGTGATGTAGAAGATGTTGTAGAGCCACCAGCCGATCACCGGGATGCCCACGGCGGCGTACCGGACATCGGCGTAGATGGTCATGTTGATGACGTAGCCGGCCCACATGATGAGCCCGAACCAGCAGGTGACGATCATCCACTGGTGGCCCCAGCGCCGCATCTGCAGGAACCCGATCGCCGCCGCGATCCGCAGCGGGAACACGATCAGCACCCCGACGATGATCCAGGCCTTCTCGCCGGGTGCGCCGGCACCGCCCATCCACAGCTCGTTGTAATGCCAGAAGTACCCGCCGTCCATCAGGTTGCCCCAGGCGGTGAAGATGGTCCGGGTGATCAGCGCGTGGTTGGCGAAGATGTCCAGGCCCCAGCCGATGCTGTTGATCGCGGCGTCGAGGATGATCACGTAGCCGATCAGCGTCACCATCATCGGGCGCACCGACAGCCCGCTGCGGGCGGCGTTGCGCAGCAGGACCAGGCCGCGGCAGAACACCGGCAGCCCGATCGGCCCGAGCACCAGCGTGCCCATCAGCAGCGTGCCGGCGATGAGCCAGCGGTCGGCCTGCCGCTGTGCGCGGTGGGACTCCTCGACGTGCTCGTCGTAGCCGGAGACGGTCGCGGTCATCACCAGTCCCTCACCGTGAGCATCTGGACCTGGATCAGGAACAGCGCGAGAAGGGTTCCGTACACGACGATCTGGAACACGATCAGCGCGCGGCGGCGGTTGCGGTCCTGTTCGTTCATCAGAACGTCCCGATGTTGGAGATCAGCCAGTACCAGAACCAGATGACCGCGCCCATCGCACCCCAGGTGACGGCCATCCGGACGAACTCCTGCACCATGCCGCGACCGTATCAGGAATTCTCTGAAATGAGAACGGCCGTTTCCAGCCGGGTGAACCTCGATCAGGCGGGGCTCAGCGGGGTTCGAGCACCGCGAAGCTCACCGTGGCCCGGGCGGCGTGCCGGTCGGCGCCCACATCGATGACGTCGACCGCCACCACGATCGAGCGGCGCCCGGCCCGCACCAGGGTGGCGGTGGCGCGGGCCGGGCCGGTCATGATCGGCGCCAGGAAGTGGATCGTCATGTCGGAGGTGGCCGCCCCGGCGAGGTGGCCGGCGTACTTGACCGCGAGCCGGCCGGCGGCGATGTCGATCAGCGTCGCCACCAGCCCGCCCTGCAGGGCGCCGCGGATATTCGTCAGATCCGGGCGGTTGTGCAGGTCGACGACCACCATGTCGTCGGTGTCGACGACGTCGTAGAACGGCAGCTTGCCGAACAGATGGTCGGGGATGGTGACGGCCATCGGCTGCGGCTCGGCCGGCGAACTGTCGGTCACGGCCAAGGATTATCCGTCAGCACCGTCACGCATCCGCGCGCACCTTGTCCTTGAGCGCGGGCATCACCGGGGGCGCGGTCCGCCAGTTCGGCACCCCGTGTTCCTCGCCGGCGCGCGGCACCTTGTCCTCGCGCACCTCGGCCCAGTGCGAGTGGTTGAGCTGGTGCAGCGAGAAACACGCCTGCAGCGAGTTGTAGAAACCCATGTTGTCCAGCGTCTGGTTGACCGACTCCTTGATCAGCAGCGCGGCCATCGTCGGCACCTGCGCGATGCGGCGGGCGAACTCCAGCGTGCGTTCGGACAGCTCCTCCCGCTTGAACACCTTGCTCACCATCCCGAGCCGGTACGCCTCGTGAATGTCCATCGAGTCGCCGGTGAGCATCAGCTCCTTGGTCTTGCGCGGGCCGAACTCCCACGGATGGCCGAAGTACTCCATGCCGCACATGCCGAGCCGGGTGCCGACCACGTCGGCGAACCGGACCTCCTCGCTGCCCACGATCAGGTCGCAGGCCCACATCAGCATCAGGCCCGCGGAGAACACGTCGCCGTGCACCTGCGCGATGGTGATCTTGCGGAGGTTGCGCCAGCGCAGGGTGTTCTGGAAGAAGTAGTGCCACTCCTGCAGCATCCGGTTCTCCGCCCCCTCGCGGGTGCCGCCGTTGATCCGCATGGTCGGATGCTGGTCGGGCCCGGGCCGGTACTCCGCCTTGGCCACCGCGGAGCCGATGTCGTGGCCGGAGGAGAACATCTTGCCCTCGCCGGCGAGGATGACCACCCGCACCGTGTCGTCCTGCTCGGCCCGCATGAACGCGTCGTCCAGTTCGACCAGCATGCCGCGGTTCTGCGCGTTGCGGGCCTCGGGTCGGTTGAGCAGGATCCGCACGATCCTGCCGTCATCGTGGGTCTCCCACTTCAGGAACTTGTAGTCGTCCATCGGTCCTCCGAACCGCCCATTCGGCAATGTTGTTTGCGAAATATGAGAAGCTATATTCTTACACGCCCGCTCGAAGGAGATAGCGACGTGACCGAGCACAGGTTCCAGATCTGGGACGCCGACAACCACCTCTACGAGACCACCGACGCGTACACGCGGTATCTGCCGAAGGAGTACCGCGGCGCGATCCAGTGGATTCAGGTCGACGGCCTGACCAAGCTGATGATCAAGGGCAGGCTCACCGACACCATCCCGAATCCCACCTACGAGGTGGTGGCCTCGCCGGGGGCGTGGGCCGACTACTTCCGCGGGATCAACCCCGAGGGCAAGAGCCTGCGCGAGTTGGCCAACCCGATCCGCTGTCCCGACGAGTTCCGCAACGCCGAACAGCGTTTGCGCCTGCTCGACGCCCAGGGCATTCACGCCTGTGTGATGTTCCCGACCACCGGCGGCATGCTCGAGGAACGCATGACCGACGACATCGAGCTGACCCACGCGGTCGCGCACGCCTACAACCAGTGGCTACTCGAGGAGTGGGGCTTCGACTACGCCGGACGGATCTTCGCGACCCCGATCATCACGCTTCCCGACGTGGACAAGGCCATCGACGAACTGAACTGGTGCGTGGAGAACGGGGCCCGTGCGGTGCTGGTCAACCCGCGGCCGGTCGCCACCGTCACCGGCCGGACCACGTCGATGGGCCAGCCCTACTTCGACCCGTTCTGGAAGCGGGTGGAGCAGTTGGGCATACCGGTGCTGATGCACGCTTGCGACTCGGGCTACGACCGCTACAGCCGCGACTGGGAGGGCAAGTCCGCCGAGTACACCCCGTTCAAACCGGACGCGTTCCGCACCATCGTCTACGAGGACGCCCGCTCCATCCTCGACACCTGCGCCGCGCTGGTCGCGCACGGCGTGTTCACCCGCCACCCCGGGGTGCGGGTCGGGGTGATCGAGAACGGCGGTTCCTGGGTGCCGCGGCTGCTCGACCTGTTCGAGCGGGTCTACAAGAAGATGCCCGGCGAGTTCGCCGAACACCCGGTGGAGCAGTTCAAACGACACATCTGGGTCAACCCGTTCCACGAGGAGGACCTGGCCGGGCTGATCGACCTCATCGGCGCCGACCGGGTGCTGTTCGGCTCGGACTTCCCGCACCCGGAGGGGCTGGCCGAACCGGCGAAGCTCACCCCGGAGATCGCCGCGCTGCCCGAACCGACCATCGAAGCGGTGATGGGCAGGAACCTGCGGGACCTGCTGACGGCGGTGCCCAATGGCCGGTGAATCGCTGCCCAAGGTGATCCTGTGGGGCCCGGGTCAGGTCGGCGTCGGCGCGTTGCGGGCGGTGATCAACCATCCCGGCCTGGAACTCGTCGGCGTCGTCGTGCACAACCCGGCCAAGGACGGCAAGGACGCCGGCGCGCTGTGCGGCATGCCGGAGACCGGCGTCATCGCCACCACCGACATCGACGCGGCGCTGGCGCTCGACGCCGACGTGGTGGCCTACTTCGCCTCCGGCGACTACCGCTACCGCGAGGCCGCCGAGGACATCGCCCGCTGCCTGCGGGCCGGCAAGAACGTCGTCACCACCTCGCTGGTGCCGATGTGCTACCCGCCCGCCGCCGACCCGGAGACCGCCGAACTGATCAAGTCCGCTTGCGAGGAGGGGCAGACCACCTTCTTCAACAGCGGCGTCGACCCGGGCTGGGCCAACGATGTCATCGCGCTGACCATGACCGGCTTCTCCAGCCGGGTCGACACCATCACCATGCTGGAGATCCTCGACTACGCGCCGATCAACCAGCCCGAGATCATGTTCGACTTCATGGGTTTCGGGCATCCGCCGGACCATCCGGCGCCGTTGTTCGATCCGGCCCGGCTGGCCGCGCTGTGGGCGCCGATCGTGCACCTGGTCGCCGACGGGATCGGTCTGCCGCTGGATGGGGTCGACACCACGATCGAGAAGTGGCTGGCCACCGAGCGCTACGAGGTGGCGTCCGGACCGATCGAGCCCGGCACCATGGGCGGGATGCGGTTCAGGCTGGCCGGCATCGTCGACGACGAACCGCGCGTGGTGCTCGAACACATCACCCGGATGGGCGAGAACGCCGCACCGGACTGGCCGCGGCACCCGTCGCCGCACGGCGGCTACCGGGTCATCGTCGACGGGCTGCCCACCTACACCGTCGATATCGAGATGCACGGCCGGGGCAGCAATATGCGCGGGCTGACCTACGCGACGGTGATGCGTGAGCTCAACGCGATCCCGGCGGTGATCGCCGCGCCGCCCGGGGTGTTGTCGACCCTGGATCTGCCGCTGGTGACCGGCCCGGTGCGGGGTGGGAAGTGGACCGGCACGCTGCCGCCGACCTATCCGCGATGACCGCCGACCTGTGGACGGTGCTGCGCACCGCCTCCGCGGTGCGCAGGTACCGGCCCGAGCCGGTCGACGACGCGGTCATCGAGAAGTGCCTGCGAGCCGCCACCTGGGCGCCGTCCGGCGGCAACCAGCAGCCTTGGCGGTTCGTTGTGGTGCGCTCACCCCAACTGCGCCAGGTGATCTCGGAGGCGGCGCGGCGGACCTGGCAGGCGATGGTCGAGTTCTACCGGCTGCCCGAACCCGACGGCGACGCCGCCGACGCGAAATCGCGGGTGCTGCGGGCCATGCGCGAGCACACCGAGACCGGCGGCGACGCCCCGGTGTGCGTGCTGTTCTGCGTCCGGCCCCAGCGCGGCGCCAGCGACCTGCAGCAGGGCGGGTCGATCTTCCCGGCGGTGCAGAACTTCCTGCTCGCCGCCCGCGCCCAGGGACTGGGGGCGGCGATCACGTTGTGGCACGACGCCTGCGAGCCGCAGTTGCGCGAGCTGATCGGCATCCCCGACGACTGGCGGATTGCCACGCTCGTCACCGCGGGCTGGCCGAAGGGCGGGCACCACCCGGTGCGCCGCAAGCCGCTGTCGGAGGTGGCCGTCGTCGACCGTTGGGACCGGCCCTGGGATACACCGCCGAGACTGTAACCACGCAGGCGGCTTCTCGAATTTTCGCGGCGTGGTTACAGTCTCGGCGAACGAACGGGCGTCAGAGCTCGATCACGCCGCGGATGTTGGTGCCGGCGCGCAGATCCTTCATCGCCACGTTGATGTCGTCGAGCTTGTAGCGGTTGGTGATCAACTCGTCGAGTTTGAGCGTGCCGGCCTCGTACATCTACAGCAGCCGCGGCATCGCCTCGCGCGGATTCAGCCCGCCGTACAGCACGCCCTTGAGCGTCTTGCACGAGCTGACCATGTCGGGCAGGCTCAGCGGCACCATCATCTCCGACACCTTCGCCATGCCGGTGAGCACGCAGGTGCCGCCCTTGCGCAGCAACATCATCGCGGTGAGCACCATGTCCGTCGGCACCACACCGGGGGTGAGGATCACCCGGTCGGCCATCACCCCCCAGGTGATCTCCTTGACCAGCTCCAGGGCAGCACCGATGTCGGCGACGGTGTGGGTGGCGCCGAAGCCGGGGGCGATCTCCCGCTTGAACTCCACCGGGTCCACCGCGACGATGTGCTTGGCGCCGGCGATCCGCGCGCCCTGGACCGCGTTCATCCCGATGCCGCCGACCCCGACCACCACGACGGTGTCACCGGGTTCGGTGCCCGCCGCATGCGAGCCCGAGCCGAAACCCGTTGTCACCCCGCAGGACACCAGGGATGCGGCCTCCAACGGGATCCAGTCGTGCACCTTGACCAGTGAGCGCTCGGAGGCGACGACGTACTCGGCGAACGTGCCGACCTGCATCATCGCCATCAGGTCCTCGCGGCCGTTCGGGCCGTCGACGTGACGGCGGGGGGTGCCGTCGGTGGTCATGTTCTTGCTGTACAGGTCGGCGCCGATATCGCACAGGTAGGTGTATCCGGACGCGCACCAGCGGCAGCTGCCGCACGCGGGCAGGAACGAAACCGCCACGTGGTCACCGGGTTTGAGGGTCTTGACCTCGGGGCCGACCTCCTCGACGATGCCCGCGCCCTCGTGACCGCCGAGCATCGGGAACCACTCGGGCACCGGCACCCCCGAGGCCCGCATGAGTTCCTCCATCTCCGGGCTCGGCACGCTGTCGCCGGTGTGGAAGTGCTCATCGGAATGGCAGATGCCGGCGTAGGCCATCTTCACCAGCACCTCGCCCGCGCGCGGCGGGTCGAGTTCGATCTCGGTGACCTCCCAGTCGAGGCCGACCCCGCGCAGCACCGCAGCCTTGGTTTTCATGACCTCACCCTCCTATGCGGGCCAGCTGACCGTCTTCGTCTCGGTGAAGATCT
The window above is part of the Mycolicibacterium hassiacum DSM 44199 genome. Proteins encoded here:
- a CDS encoding nitroreductase family protein, whose product is MTADLWTVLRTASAVRRYRPEPVDDAVIEKCLRAATWAPSGGNQQPWRFVVVRSPQLRQVISEAARRTWQAMVEFYRLPEPDGDAADAKSRVLRAMREHTETGGDAPVCVLFCVRPQRGASDLQQGGSIFPAVQNFLLAARAQGLGAAITLWHDACEPQLRELIGIPDDWRIATLVTAGWPKGGHHPVRRKPLSEVAVVDRWDRPWDTPPRL
- a CDS encoding PaaI family thioesterase — its product is MAVTIPDHLFGKLPFYDVVDTDDMVVVDLHNRPDLTNIRGALQGGLVATLIDIAAGRLAVKYAGHLAGAATSDMTIHFLAPIMTGPARATATLVRAGRRSIVVAVDVIDVGADRHAARATVSFAVLEPR
- a CDS encoding acyl-CoA dehydrogenase family protein, with protein sequence MDLSLSDEQRQLVDAFTALYARMSTSEQVRAAEPLGFDRELWRAMLDTGVLEMAVSEDDGGWGATELDLALVAEQHGRAIAPAPLIETQVAAKLLARCGSEQLGPVLGGERLVTFAPRSARDGRAGLVPAGAVADAAVVLHDDRLLLVPIAAGTRQIDNLAAMPLADIPIGPEATVLAEGPDAVELHAYALDRWLLLSALALVGIAARAVELGVDYAKRRHAFGVPIGSFQAVAHPLADSATAVDGARLLGYRAACAYAEEPDRAAELSAMAFVFAYETARDATLRSLHIHGGYGFGMEGDIQLYYRRARGWALVYAEPPLVLDRVADARYGPVAAR
- a CDS encoding amidohydrolase family protein; the protein is MTEHRFQIWDADNHLYETTDAYTRYLPKEYRGAIQWIQVDGLTKLMIKGRLTDTIPNPTYEVVASPGAWADYFRGINPEGKSLRELANPIRCPDEFRNAEQRLRLLDAQGIHACVMFPTTGGMLEERMTDDIELTHAVAHAYNQWLLEEWGFDYAGRIFATPIITLPDVDKAIDELNWCVENGARAVLVNPRPVATVTGRTTSMGQPYFDPFWKRVEQLGIPVLMHACDSGYDRYSRDWEGKSAEYTPFKPDAFRTIVYEDARSILDTCAALVAHGVFTRHPGVRVGVIENGGSWVPRLLDLFERVYKKMPGEFAEHPVEQFKRHIWVNPFHEEDLAGLIDLIGADRVLFGSDFPHPEGLAEPAKLTPEIAALPEPTIEAVMGRNLRDLLTAVPNGR
- a CDS encoding enoyl-CoA hydratase: MDDYKFLKWETHDDGRIVRILLNRPEARNAQNRGMLVELDDAFMRAEQDDTVRVVILAGEGKMFSSGHDIGSAVAKAEYRPGPDQHPTMRINGGTREGAENRMLQEWHYFFQNTLRWRNLRKITIAQVHGDVFSAGLMLMWACDLIVGSEEVRFADVVGTRLGMCGMEYFGHPWEFGPRKTKELMLTGDSMDIHEAYRLGMVSKVFKREELSERTLEFARRIAQVPTMAALLIKESVNQTLDNMGFYNSLQACFSLHQLNHSHWAEVREDKVPRAGEEHGVPNWRTAPPVMPALKDKVRADA
- a CDS encoding NAD(P)H-dependent amine dehydrogenase family protein, whose product is MILWGPGQVGVGALRAVINHPGLELVGVVVHNPAKDGKDAGALCGMPETGVIATTDIDAALALDADVVAYFASGDYRYREAAEDIARCLRAGKNVVTTSLVPMCYPPAADPETAELIKSACEEGQTTFFNSGVDPGWANDVIALTMTGFSSRVDTITMLEILDYAPINQPEIMFDFMGFGHPPDHPAPLFDPARLAALWAPIVHLVADGIGLPLDGVDTTIEKWLATERYEVASGPIEPGTMGGMRFRLAGIVDDEPRVVLEHITRMGENAAPDWPRHPSPHGGYRVIVDGLPTYTVDIEMHGRGSNMRGLTYATVMRELNAIPAVIAAPPGVLSTLDLPLVTGPVRGGKWTGTLPPTYPR